The Thermosynechococcus sp. HN-54 DNA segment AGCTTGGCGTAGGGAAGGCTCGGTCTGTAGTTGCTCAAGGGCAGCAAGGGCAGCAGCAGTGTCCGCCGGTGAGAGTCCAGTGCTATAGATCCATGTGCTGGCACGGTGTTGCAGATAGGTGATCAGAGCTTGGGGGCCAGCAAGGTATCCCCCTAAACTGCCAAGGGCTTTGCTGAGGGTACCCATTTGAATGACGGTCGCACTAGATTGCCCCAAGGCGGCTAAGGTACCGGCACCGTTGGTTCCCAATACCCCTGTACCGTGAGCATCGTCCACTAGCACCATGGCTGTGTAGGCCTCGGCTAGCGCCAATATCTCCTCTAGGGGGGCGACATCCCCATCCATACTGAAGACACCATCCGTGAGGATCAGACAACGGCGGTATTGGGAGCGATGGGTTTCTAGGAGTTGGGCAAGGGCAGCGACAGTGTTGTGGGGGTATTCATAGAACGTAGCATGACTGAGGCGGGCGCCTTTTTTGAGACAGGCATGATTGTAGGCATCCCCCAGTACCAAGTCCCGTTGATCCACCAGTGCAGCAATGGTACCGAGATTGGCGGCGGTACCGGAACTAAAGACCAAGGCTGCTTCTGTACCTTTCCACTGGGCGATCGCTCGCTCTAGTTGTTCATGGAGGTGACGCTGACCACTGAGAAGGCGAGACCCGGTCGCCCCGGTGCCCCACTGTTTGATGGCTGCGATAGCGGCTGCTTTTACCTGCGGATGGTTGGCCAGACCCAAGTAGTCATTGCTGCAAAAGTTAATCAATGGGCGGGGCGGCTCGCCAACATTAACCACTGCACCGGGGGAACCACTGAAGGTTGGCTGGCGGTACCAATGGGCACGCTGTAATGTTTTGAGGGCAGGTTCTAACCACGCAAAGGGATCACTCATCGGCGGTGATGCAGACCGATTTAGAGGCTGTTTAGAGGCTATTTAGACCAATACATGGCGGGGCGATCGCGGGGAACGAGACGGCGGTTTATACCCATTCTGAGCATAGCGGCCATTCAATGGTTCAAGGTGTAGCCGATAACCCACATTGCGCACGGTTTGAATTAGGCGCGGCTGCTGTGGATCTACTTCAATTTTCTTACGCAAAGATAAGATATGCGTATCCACGGTGCGGGGATTGTCAATGCTCTCTGGCCAAGCTCGCCGTAGCAGTTCCTGACGACTCAAGGGCGTGCCCCCCATTTGCGTCAGAACATAGAGTAGGCTAAATTCCTGCGGTGTCAAATCCACTAGCACATTGCGTACCACCACTCGCCGCTGCACCAAATCAATTTGTAACTCACCTAAGTTGAGAACACTGGGTAAACAGGGGCGTGCTCGCCGTGCCAAGGCCTCCACGCGAGCCAAGAATTCCTGCATGCCAAAGGGCTTGGCCAAGTAATCATCGGCACCTGCCCGCAACGCCGTCACGACATCCGCCTCCTCCTCATGGGCGGAAAGAACTAAAATCAAAACAGTGTTTTGGTAGTGAAGCCAGCGGCATAATTCCAAACCATTGCCCTCATTCAAGTCCAGATCGAGAACAACCAAATCGGGATGTCGCAATTGAAATACTTCCTGCCCCTGTTGACAACCACTGGCAAGATGAACAATGTGCCCCACTTGCTGTAGGTGCCAGCCAAGCAGGGAACGCAGGTGGGGGTTACTTTCAATAATTTCAACGTGCATCAACATGAATACATCCCCACAACAACAGCGGCGTAACGGGAAAAGAAATCTGTTCTACATTTTTGGGAGACGCTACGAGAACCTGTAACAGGATGGCAATGTCTGGATGAATTGGATGCTAATTTAGCAAATTTAATACCAACGATTTCGTAACGACTAATACTTTAGGGTTTCTTCTTGTTCCCGCGACAGAAAATTTTTATTCCATCCCTTTTTTAGAATAAAGGGTAAGTAGGGGTGATGTGTC contains these protein-coding regions:
- the bioF gene encoding 8-amino-7-oxononanoate synthase yields the protein MSDPFAWLEPALKTLQRAHWYRQPTFSGSPGAVVNVGEPPRPLINFCSNDYLGLANHPQVKAAAIAAIKQWGTGATGSRLLSGQRHLHEQLERAIAQWKGTEAALVFSSGTAANLGTIAALVDQRDLVLGDAYNHACLKKGARLSHATFYEYPHNTVAALAQLLETHRSQYRRCLILTDGVFSMDGDVAPLEEILALAEAYTAMVLVDDAHGTGVLGTNGAGTLAALGQSSATVIQMGTLSKALGSLGGYLAGPQALITYLQHRASTWIYSTGLSPADTAAALAALEQLQTEPSLRQALEERIQQLEEGLQELGCPVLPRPLPTPIFCLPAPDPATVVQWGQTLQEAGCWLAAVRPPTVPFSRLRITLRADHTPEHIDRLLAALAALLKPC
- a CDS encoding response regulator transcription factor, which translates into the protein MLMHVEIIESNPHLRSLLGWHLQQVGHIVHLASGCQQGQEVFQLRHPDLVVLDLDLNEGNGLELCRWLHYQNTVLILVLSAHEEEADVVTALRAGADDYLAKPFGMQEFLARVEALARRARPCLPSVLNLGELQIDLVQRRVVVRNVLVDLTPQEFSLLYVLTQMGGTPLSRQELLRRAWPESIDNPRTVDTHILSLRKKIEVDPQQPRLIQTVRNVGYRLHLEPLNGRYAQNGYKPPSRSPRSPRHVLV